A stretch of DNA from Pirellulales bacterium:
CCTGGGTCATGTCGCCACCGGGATCGCGAACCTGCAGATTCAAGATTGACGCGGCCAAATCCTCATCGGGCAAAAGGCCCAGCAGAATCAGAGTTTCGTCAAACCGGCTATTCGAGACCATCAAGCCGTCCTTGTTGACGGCATAGGTTTCACCCGTTTGACCAATCCGGCCAAGCTGCAGAATCGAAGTAAATTCCTTCTCCGGGCGAATGCGAAACGCCAACACGCCGACGACTTGAAAACTATCGTTGCGGATCGGCGCGCATACGAACATCGTGGGCGTTCCGGTTCGTGTGCGCCCCGTAGCGTCCTTGAGGACCACTACGCTGGGCATGGGATTGGAGACGGTCGGCTCTCCATCCAGCGTGCGCGCAAGAAAACCGGCGTATTGCGGAATGACTTGCCCGACGAGTTCGGTGGCGGTCGCCGCCACGATGCGCAACTCGCGATCGGCCACCATGAATGCGACGAAGTCGTGGGCGGACATGCCCGGCTCTAACTCCTTTTCCAATTGCAGTCGCGCTTCGCTGTTGCCAGCGGAGCTGGCGGCCTGGTCGGGAGCGCTGGGAGCAGGTTGATCGGCGGCCGTGAGCAATTGATTCACGTGTTTGCGGACATCCGTGTTGTTGGCCAACCCCACGGCGCTCGATTCCTGCACCGCGAACCACTTTTCGAGCATGGAGCGCTCGATATTCATGAGGGCTTGCAACTCCGACCGCAGGCTGTCCTCCATCGTTTGGTGGATCGAACGGTTAATCACGTAGCCGACGATCGCCAAAAGGAAAACTGCCACGATCGGCCAAATCCAAAGCTGCTTTTTGAGCAACAGGCCCGTGCGCGACAGGCTGCGACCGAGCGAGGTCTGGCCAAAGGTCATGTGGGCTTCAACACGGTCGCGACTGCGCGTCAATCGTCGTGTATGTTTCGTGAAAAATTCCCACATGAAATATCACCAGAAAGACGAGAAAATTGGCCAAACCAAGTCAAAGCGATCTTAATTGTGGGCCATTCAGCCAGCAACGAGATTCCAGCGCGTCCGTCGGCCAAGACCGCCAATGGCTCAACGGAGCGCGGGATGTGACCGCTTGGCTTAACCCCTAAAGCCGAATGAGCTTCGGCGCGGGAATGACCTGCCCGGTCACGCGCTGGTGGCGGCGGCAGAGGGCGGCGAAGTCGTCGGCGAGCCAGTCATAAAGCTCCGCCGGGGGCGCGAGGCGCAGCCACTTTTCCACCAGGGCGCGGCACAGGTCGTCGTAGTCGCGCTCGCTTCGGCTGTGGGCGTAGCAGCGGCCGGCGAAGCGCCGCAGGTCGCCATCGAAGGCGGGGCCGATGTGCCACAACTCATGCACGATGGTGCAGAGTTTTTCGGCCAGCGGTTGCTGCAAGAAGCGCGGCAGGTAGAACCGCAGGATGTAAAGATACTCGGCGCCCGCGGGGTCAAAGAGGCGCTGCAGCGTCCAGCGCCGGCGACCGCGGAGCGATTGCAATTCGCCGCCGGCGAAGCGCAGCGGCGTGAGCGAGGCTTGCAGGCCGTGCGCGCGGCCGTTGCGGGCGCGACTCCAGGCGATGGCCACCCGCGCGACGTCGATGTGCGCCAGCTCGGGCAGGCGACTGGTCAGATCGTCGCAGACTCGCCGGATGGCGGCGGTGAAGTCGAAGCCGGTTTGAGCCGCGTGCCAAGTCATCCGTGACTCGCGTGTTGGCGGCGCCACGGCAGGACTACCGGGCGTCGGCCGTTTCGCCTTCGAACTTTGGCGCCGGGGCGCGCTGCGTGACGCGATCGCGGACACCGACAAACTCGATGATCGCCCGCGCGCCGGCATCGCCCAGCCGCGGCTTGGCGAGTTTGAGGATGCGGGTGTAACCTCCGGGCCGATCGACGAAGCGGGGCGCCACCGAATCGAACAAGACGCGCACGGCGTCTTTGTTGCCCAACAACCGCAGGGCGCGGCGCCGGGCGGCGACCACCGGAGCCATGGCGGCGACCCACTTGGCGTGTTGATCGCTCTCGCGCCAGGCCTTCCAGCCTTGCGTGCCGCGCTCGTCCTTGGCGGCGAACTGGCCCGCCTTCTCCAGGTGCGGCAGCGCACGGCGCGCGATCGTCACGCACTTTTCCACGTAAGGCCGAATTTCCTTGGCCTTGGGCAGCGTGGTGACAATGCGACCCTTGATCTTGGGATCGTTATCGAGGCCGATCGGCTCGAGCTCGGTGAGCAGCAGGCTGGACGCCATGTTGCGGTACATGGCCTTGCGATGGCTGGGGGAGCGGCCGAGCACTCGGCCTTTTCTGCGATGTCTCATGGCGATCGATCCCGTCGGATAATTTCGCGGACTGTGATTTTTAACTTAGGCGGAATGCTGATGTCGATCAGCGCGACCCGGCCGGGACACGCATGCCGAGCCGCAGGCCCAGGTCGGTCAGCTTTTCCTTGACTTCGTTGAGCGTGGTATCGCCGAAATTGCGCACTTCGAGGAGTTGCTCCTCTGCCCGCTGCACCAGATCGCGGAGGCTGTGGATGTTCTCGGACTCGAGGCAGTTCATCGCGCGGACCGAGAGGTTGAGCTCGGAGAGGCTCATGCCCAGCTTGGCCTCGAGCGCGGCGTCGCCGGCGCCGCCGCGGCGCGGCTCGGCATGGACCGAGGGGCCCAACTCGGCGTACTGCACGAACGGGTTGATGTGCTTGCGCAAAATCTTGGCCGCCTCCACCAGCGCCATCTCGGGCGTCACGGTGCCGTTGGTCCAGATTTCGAGCGTCAGCTTGTCGTAGTTGGTCTTTTGACCCACGCGGGTTTCTTCCACCTCGTAGCGGACGCGGATCACCGGGCTAAAGACGGCGTCAACCGGAATGATGCCGATCTCTTGCGATTGCTGGTCGCGCTCGGCCACCGCCTCGTAGCCGCGGCCATTCTCGACCACCATCTCCATCACAAAGGGGATGTCCTGCGTGAGGGTGGCGATCACGTGGTCTTTGTTGATCACCTCCACCGCCTCGTCGGTCTTGACGTCGGCGCCGGTGACCAGCCCCTTGGTGTTCTTTTCGATCCGCACCACCTTGGTCTGTTCGCTGTAGTTCTTGAAGATCAGCGACTTGCAGTTGAGGACGATGTCGGTCATATCCTCGACCACGCCCGGCAGGGTGGTGAACTCGTGCTGGGCGCCGTGGATCTTGATCTGCGTGACGGCGCTCCCCTCCAGGCTGGACAAGAGCACGCGGCGCAGGCTATTGCCGATGGTCGATCCGAAGCCGCGTTCGAACGGCTCGGCGACAAACTTGCCATAGGTCGACGACAACGTCGCGCGCTCGGCGGCGACTTGACTGGGCAGTTCGAGACCACGCCATCGAATACGCATGGACCGTCTCCATTTGCAAAGGCGAATGGCCGCGCCTCCCAGGCGGGGCCAGACTGTGTGTTGTTTGTAACGGGCGTTGTGTGCGGTTCGTCGCGGGGCGTGTTGACTAGCGCGACACCAACTCGACGATCAACTGCGTTTGCACCGGCAGCGACACGTCTTCGGCGTCGGGCAGGCGAGTGACAATTCCCTCGGGCAGGTCGCCTTCGATCACGCTCAAGAAGTCGGGCACCTGGCGCTGATTCTCGGCCATGTTCGACTGCACGAATTGCACGCTCTTGGGGCGATTTTTGACGCGAATCACGTCTCCGGCGCGGACCAGATAACTGGGGATGTCGACCCGGCGGCCGTTGATCGTAACATGGCCGTGATTGACCAACTGGCGGGCCTGAGCGCGGCTCAGCCCCCAACCGAGGCGATGGATGATGTTGTCCAGGCGGCGCTCGAGCAGGCTCATCAGCGTGCTGCCGGTGTTGCCTTTGGAGCGCTCGGCCATGGTGACATAGGTGCGGAACTGGCGCTCCAGCACGCCGTAGTAATGCTTGACCTTCTGCTTTTCGCGCAGGTGCACGCCGTAGTCGGTGAGCTTGGCGCGACGCGACTGGTTCATGCCGGGGGGCGAGCTGCGGCGCTCGACCGCGCATTTGGGGGTGTCGCAGCGATTGCCTTTGAGAAACAGCTTGAGGCCTTCGCGGCGACAGAGCCGGCAAACCGGACCAACGTGACGAGCCATGAGTACCTAAACCTTGATCGACTGCAAAGGTGAGTTGTGGGGTGTAATGCGGGCCGGCGAGCGTGTTTGCCGCGCGGCGAAATAGCGGAGTTTAGACGCGGCGCTTCTTGGGAGGGCGACAACCGTTGTGCGGCAGCGGGGTGATATCTTCGATCGAGCGGATGGTCATGCCCGCGGCCTGTAGCGCGGTGATGGCGCTCTCGCGTCCGGAACCTGGCCCGCGCACGCGCACGTCCAATTCTTTGACGCCGAACTTGGAGGCCTTTTCAGCGGCTTGCTGCGCGGCCATCTGGCCGGCGAAGGGAGTGCTCTTGCGGCTTCCCTTGTAGCCCGCCGTGCCGGCGCTCGACCAGCACAAGGTGTCGCCCTTGGTGTCGGTGATGGTGACCGTGGTGTTGTTGAAGGTCGCCTTGATGTAGGCGATGCCGGCGGTGACGTTGCGCCGCGTCTTGCGACGTTTGGCGCCGGCCGAGCTCGCTGCTGCCTTACCCACTCGATTGAACTCCCTGTGTGATGACTTCGCTAAAACTTGCCGAACCTGGCCGCGATTAGCGGAGGTCCTTCACGCCCTTCTTGCCGGCCACGGTCTTCTTGGGGCCCTTGCGGGTACGGGCGTTGGTCTTGGTTCGTTGGCCGCGCACCGGCAAACCACGACGATGCCGGATGCCGCGATAGCAGTTGATGTCGCGCAGCCGCGCGATGTTCTGCGCCAGTTGACGACGCAACTGGCCTTCGACGGTGTAATCTTTGTCGAGCAGCACCGAGATGCGGGCCAGCTCGTCTTCGGCCAGTTCGCGGGCATGGGCCTGCGGATTGACTCCGGCCTTTTGGCAGAGCTCTAGCGCCGACTTGGGACCAACGCCATACAGGTACGTGAGCGACACCCAAGCGGGCTTGTCGTTCGGGATATCTACACCCATCAGACGAGGCATGAACCGATTCTCCCTACGCGGCGGGGCCGCGATGCATCCCTAGTGGCGCCAAAAAGCGCTAAATCTTAACCCTGACGCTGCTTATGACGTGGATTGTTGCAGACCACAAAGACCACGCCGCGCCGGCGCACGATCTTGCAATGCTCACAAATCCGCTTGACGCTTGCGCGAACCTTCATGACCGCAATCCTTGACCGCTCTAGTGGCTAGGTCGAAAGCACCTAAGTATATGAGTCCTGGCCGTTCCAACGCAAGGCACTACGGCGTGATTTTTGCTCCCCGCCGGTTGGTTTTCGCTGGCGGCTTTTGCTGTCCCGCCATTTGGCGGCGCTAGACCCTCACGGCGCCGGCTGATCGGGGGGGCCGGTGAGCACGTAGGGGCCGTTTTGCGTCATCGCAATCGTGTGTTCGAAGTGGGCGCTCGGCTTGCCGTCGTGAGTCGACTGGGTCCAATGGTCGGCGAGCGCCTTGACGCGTTTGCCCCCCATGTTGACCATCGGCTCGACGGCGATCACCAACCCCGGCTCCAGCTTGAAATCGCCGTTGCGACGCAGCGAGCCGCTGACAAAGTTTGGCACCTGCGGGTCTTCGTGCATGTCGCGGCCAATCCCGTGGCCGACGAAACATTCGACCACCGAGAAGTTGGCGTCTTTGACATAGCGTTCCATCTCGCCGGCCACCTCGCTCCATACCTTGGCGGTGGCCATCTTTTCAATGGCCACCTGCAAAGCGCCTTTGGTGATGTCCAAGAGCCGCGCCACGTCTGGCGCCACCTGGCCCACCGGATGGGTGTAGGCGGAGTCGCCGCACCAGCCATCGAACTTC
This window harbors:
- a CDS encoding DNA-directed RNA polymerase subunit alpha, which encodes MRIRWRGLELPSQVAAERATLSSTYGKFVAEPFERGFGSTIGNSLRRVLLSSLEGSAVTQIKIHGAQHEFTTLPGVVEDMTDIVLNCKSLIFKNYSEQTKVVRIEKNTKGLVTGADVKTDEAVEVINKDHVIATLTQDIPFVMEMVVENGRGYEAVAERDQQSQEIGIIPVDAVFSPVIRVRYEVEETRVGQKTNYDKLTLEIWTNGTVTPEMALVEAAKILRKHINPFVQYAELGPSVHAEPRRGGAGDAALEAKLGMSLSELNLSVRAMNCLESENIHSLRDLVQRAEEQLLEVRNFGDTTLNEVKEKLTDLGLRLGMRVPAGSR
- the map gene encoding type I methionyl aminopeptidase encodes the protein MRKAGLVVWQAHQIAREMVRPGVTTGAIDAAIDEHIVNCGGIPLFKGVPGKIPFPAASCISVNDEVVHGIPGPRQLKEGDIVSIDIGVKFDGWCGDSAYTHPVGQVAPDVARLLDITKGALQVAIEKMATAKVWSEVAGEMERYVKDANFSVVECFVGHGIGRDMHEDPQVPNFVSGSLRRNGDFKLEPGLVIAVEPMVNMGGKRVKALADHWTQSTHDGKPSAHFEHTIAMTQNGPYVLTGPPDQPAP
- a CDS encoding 50S ribosomal protein L17, coding for MRHRRKGRVLGRSPSHRKAMYRNMASSLLLTELEPIGLDNDPKIKGRIVTTLPKAKEIRPYVEKCVTIARRALPHLEKAGQFAAKDERGTQGWKAWRESDQHAKWVAAMAPVVAARRRALRLLGNKDAVRVLFDSVAPRFVDRPGGYTRILKLAKPRLGDAGARAIIEFVGVRDRVTQRAPAPKFEGETADAR
- the rpsD gene encoding 30S ribosomal protein S4, whose amino-acid sequence is MARHVGPVCRLCRREGLKLFLKGNRCDTPKCAVERRSSPPGMNQSRRAKLTDYGVHLREKQKVKHYYGVLERQFRTYVTMAERSKGNTGSTLMSLLERRLDNIIHRLGWGLSRAQARQLVNHGHVTINGRRVDIPSYLVRAGDVIRVKNRPKSVQFVQSNMAENQRQVPDFLSVIEGDLPEGIVTRLPDAEDVSLPVQTQLIVELVSR
- the rpsK gene encoding 30S ribosomal protein S11, producing the protein MGKAAASSAGAKRRKTRRNVTAGIAYIKATFNNTTVTITDTKGDTLCWSSAGTAGYKGSRKSTPFAGQMAAQQAAEKASKFGVKELDVRVRGPGSGRESAITALQAAGMTIRSIEDITPLPHNGCRPPKKRRV
- the rpmJ gene encoding 50S ribosomal protein L36 translates to MKVRASVKRICEHCKIVRRRGVVFVVCNNPRHKQRQG
- the rpsM gene encoding 30S ribosomal protein S13 is translated as MPRLMGVDIPNDKPAWVSLTYLYGVGPKSALELCQKAGVNPQAHARELAEDELARISVLLDKDYTVEGQLRRQLAQNIARLRDINCYRGIRHRRGLPVRGQRTKTNARTRKGPKKTVAGKKGVKDLR